One genomic window of Acomys russatus chromosome 29, mAcoRus1.1, whole genome shotgun sequence includes the following:
- the Laptm5 gene encoding lysosomal-associated transmembrane protein 5, which translates to MASRAAPVRQTCCCFNVRVATTALAIYHIVMSVLLFTEHMVEVARGKVSCRFSKMPYLRIADLLSSFLLIGVLFAISISLLFGVVKNREKYLMPFLSLQVMDFLLCLLTLLGFYIELPAYLKLGRPRPGSSKVPLMTLKLLDFCLSVLTLCSSYMEVPAYLNFKSMNHMNYLPSQEGMPYNQFINMMIIFSVAFVTVLILKVYMFKCVWTCYKFIKYMNSAVESSNSKMFLKVALPSYEEALSMPTKTPEGDPAPPPYSEV; encoded by the exons ATGGCCTCCCGTGCGGCGCCAGTCCGGCAGACATGCTGTTGTTTCAACGTCCGAGTGGCCACCACAGCCCTGGCCATCTACCATATA GTCATGAGTGTCTTGCTGTTCACTGAGCACATGGTGGAGGTGGCCCGCGGTAAAGTCTCCTGCAGGTTCTCCAAGATGCCATATCTCAGGATTG CCGACCtgctctccagcttcctgctcaTTGGAGTGCTCTTCGCCATCAGCATCAGCCTGCTGTTCGGTGTGGTCAAG AACCGTGAGAAGTACCTGATGCCCTTCCTGTCCCTCCAAGTCATGGACTTCCTGCTGTGCCTCCTCACGCTGTTGGGTTTCTATATTGAGTTACCAGCCTACCTGAAACTTGGCCGGCCCCGGCCC GGTTCCTCTAAAGTCCCCTTGATGACCCTGAAGCTCCTGGACTTCTGTTTGAGTGTCCTGACCCTGTGCAGCTCCTACATGGAAGTGCCTGCCTACCTTAACTTCAAGTCCATGAACCACATG AATTACCTCCCAAGCCAGGAGGGCATGCCGTACAATCAGTTCATCAACATGATGATCATCTTCTCAGTGGCCTTTGTCACTGTGCTCATCCTGAAG GTCTACATGTTCAAGTGCGTGTGGACATGCTACAAATTCATCAAGTATATGAATTCGGCCGTGGAGAGCAGCAACTCCAAGATGTTCCTTAAG gtGGCTCTGCCATCCTACGaggaagccttgtctatgccCACTAAGACTCCAGAGGGGGACCCTGCACCACCCCCATACTCAGAAGTGTGA
- the Matn1 gene encoding cartilage matrix protein, translating to MKVTSGPGFAPCSLLLLLLLQVPDSLGLAPQPRGHLCRTRPTDLVFVVDSSRSVRPVEFEKVKVFLSQVIQSLDVGPNATRVGLVNYASTVKPEFPLRAHGSKASLLQAVRRIQPLSTGTMTGLALQFAITKALSDAEGGRSRSPDISKVVIVVTDGRPQDSVRDVSARARASGIELFAIGVGRVDKATLRQIASEPQDEHVDYVESYNVIEKLAKKFQEAFCVVSDLCATGDHDCEQVCISSPGSYTCACHEGFTLNSDGKTCNVCSGGGSSSATDLVFLIDGSKSVRPENFELVKRFINQIVDTLDVSDRLAQVGLVQYSSSIRQEFPLGRFHTKKDIKAAVRNMSYMEKGTMTGAALKYLIDNSFTVSSGARPGAQKVGIVFTDGRSQDYINDAARKAKDLGFKMFAVGVGNAVEDELREIASEPVADHYFYTADFKTINQIGKKLQKKICVEEDPCACESIVRFEAKVEGLLQALTRKLEAVSKRLAVLENRIV from the exons ATGAAGGTCACCTCTGGTCCAGGCTTTGCACCCTGtagcctgctgctcctgctgttgcTACAGGTCCCTGATAGCCTTGGTCTTGCTCCCCAGCCCAGAG GTCACCTCTGCAGGACCCGACCCACGGACCTGGTGTTTGTCGTCGATAGTTCTCGCAGCGTGAGACCTGTTGAGTTTGAGAAAGTGAAGGTGTTCCTGTCTCAGGTCATTCAGTCGCTGGATGTGGGGCCCAATGCCACGAGGGTGGGCTTGGTCAACTACGCCAGCACTGTCAAGCCAGAGTTCCCGCTTCGGGCCCATGGCTCCAAGGCCTCGCTTCTGCAAGCTGTGCGCCGCATCCAGCCGCTGTCCACAGGCACCATGACTGGCCTGGCCCTGCAGTTCGCCATCACCAAGGCCTTGAGTGACGCCGAGGGTGGGCGCAGCAGGTCCCCCGACATCAGCAAG GTTGTCATCGTGGTGACTGATGGGAGACCCCAAGACAGCGTGCGGGACGTCTCTGCGCGTGCGCGGGCCAGTGGTATCGAGCTGTTCGCCATCGGCGTGGGCCGCGTGGACAAGGCCACGCTGCGACAGATAGCCAGCGAGCCGCAGGACGAGCATGTGGATTACGTGGAGAGCTACAATGTCATCGAGAAACTGGCCAAAAAGTTCCAGGAGGCATTCTGCG TGGTGTCAGACCTGTGTGCCACAGGGGACCACGATTGCGAGCAAGTGTGCATCAGTTCTCCGGGCTCCTACACCTGTGCCTGCCATGAGGGCTTCACCCTTAACAGCGATGGCAAAACCTGCAATG TCTGCAGCGGTGGTGGAAGTAGCTCAGCCACAGACCTGGTCTTCCTCATTGATGGGTCCAAGAGTGTGCGGCCTGAGAACTTTGAGCTGGTAAAGAGGTTCATCAACCAGATTGTGGACACACTGGACGTGTCAGACAGGCTGGCCCAGGTGGGGCTGGTACAATACTCAAGCTCAATACGCCAGGAGTTCCCGCTTGGTCGCTTCCACACCAAGAAGGACATTAAGGCCGCTGTGAGGAACATGTCCTACATGGAGAAGGGCACCATGACTGGAGCCGCCCTTAAGTATCTCATAGATAATTCCTTCACCGTGTCCAGTGGGGCAAGGCCTGGAGCCCAGAAGGTGGGCATTGTCTTCACTGATGGCCGGAGCCAGGACTACATTAATGACGCTGCCAGGAAGGCCAAGGACCTTG GCTTTAAGATGTTTGCAGTGGGCGTAGGAAATGCTGTGGAGGATGAGCTGAGGGAAATCGCCTCCGAGCCGGTGGCTGACCACTACTTTTACACAGCCGACTTCAAGACCATTAACCAGATCGGCAAGAAGTTGCAGAAGAAAATCTGTGTGG